A genomic segment from Candidatus Binatia bacterium encodes:
- a CDS encoding serine protease — translation MTARMTGWIVAIALLGACGCTRNADDSFVASARSLRPSVVLISMKIPPEHKRDKYDDGYATGFVVASGDWGSDIVTAQHAIDGAWDIDVTFANRWRAPAKVIAADAGLDLALLRTSRPNLPPVALGSSSDLQSDVGREVGLLGYPIPDEFADENLGMATSLNSGRLSSIRKDALEVTLSIVPGESGAPVFIADTAEVVGVADSRFDDERSIGFAVPIDDVKKFLHRRDAAHGF, via the coding sequence ATGACCGCGCGCATGACGGGATGGATCGTCGCGATCGCGCTCCTCGGCGCGTGCGGATGCACCCGCAACGCCGACGATTCGTTCGTTGCATCGGCCAGAAGCCTGCGCCCGTCGGTCGTGCTCATTTCGATGAAAATTCCGCCCGAACACAAGCGAGACAAGTACGACGACGGGTATGCGACCGGCTTCGTCGTGGCGTCCGGAGACTGGGGAAGCGACATCGTCACCGCACAGCACGCGATAGACGGCGCGTGGGACATCGACGTGACCTTTGCGAACCGGTGGCGCGCGCCGGCGAAGGTGATCGCGGCCGACGCCGGTCTCGATCTCGCGCTGCTGCGGACCTCGCGTCCGAATCTCCCGCCGGTCGCGCTCGGTTCGTCGTCGGACCTCCAAAGCGACGTCGGCCGCGAGGTCGGTCTGCTCGGCTATCCGATTCCCGACGAGTTTGCCGACGAGAATCTCGGCATGGCGACCTCGCTGAACAGCGGACGCCTCTCTTCGATTCGCAAGGACGCGCTCGAAGTAACGCTCTCGATCGTTCCCGGAGAGAGCGGCGCGCCGGTCTTCATCGCCGATACCGCGGAGGTCGTCGGCGTCGCCGATTCGCGCTTCGACGACGAGCGCAGCATCGGCTTCGCCGTGCCGATCGACGACGTCAAGAAGTTCCTCCACCGTCGGGATGCGGCTCATGGATTTTGA
- a CDS encoding potassium channel family protein, translating into MAALNVLCILLGATVIALSLNDIFQSVVMPRATGRRFRVSFYVWRAAWHVWPRLAWRMTDSEKREDFLAIFAPLMLVSLIGLWAALMIFGFGLMLWGMRGGIAPPHASFGTMLYFAGTSLLTIGFGDVVGRTALPRFVTVLAALAGLSYLSILTAFLFAIFGAFQQREQFVVTVGARAGMPPSGVNLLAIAGYSLTSDDLSPLMIDAQRWAAAVMESHLAYPMLAFFRSSHDDQSWIGTLGTLLDAATLMMTTIDGVREGQARIFYNVGRHATRDLSRYFDVGFAQESVGIERAEFEHACDRLVAAGYKLRDRNEAWTRFSNLRSSYAPPLNVLAQFFEIPPLQWVGDRSIINVSTHGGLKIHEPHPDGGGTS; encoded by the coding sequence ATGGCGGCGCTCAACGTTCTCTGCATCCTGCTCGGCGCGACCGTGATCGCGCTCTCGCTCAACGATATCTTTCAGTCGGTGGTCATGCCGCGCGCGACGGGGCGGCGCTTCCGCGTCAGCTTCTACGTGTGGCGCGCGGCGTGGCACGTCTGGCCCCGGTTGGCGTGGCGCATGACCGACTCCGAGAAGCGCGAGGATTTCCTCGCGATCTTCGCACCGCTGATGCTCGTCTCGCTGATCGGACTCTGGGCGGCCTTGATGATCTTCGGCTTCGGGCTGATGCTCTGGGGCATGCGCGGCGGCATCGCTCCGCCCCACGCGTCCTTTGGCACGATGCTCTACTTCGCGGGCACGTCGCTGCTGACGATCGGATTCGGCGACGTCGTCGGCCGCACCGCGCTTCCGCGGTTCGTTACCGTTCTCGCCGCGCTCGCCGGCCTCTCGTATCTCTCGATCCTGACGGCCTTTCTCTTCGCGATCTTCGGCGCGTTCCAGCAGCGGGAGCAATTCGTCGTGACGGTCGGCGCGCGTGCCGGCATGCCGCCGAGCGGCGTCAACCTCTTGGCGATCGCCGGATACTCGCTGACGAGCGACGACCTATCGCCGCTGATGATCGACGCGCAGCGCTGGGCCGCCGCCGTGATGGAGAGCCATCTCGCGTATCCGATGCTCGCCTTCTTCCGTTCGAGTCACGACGATCAGTCGTGGATCGGCACGCTCGGCACGCTCCTCGATGCGGCGACGCTGATGATGACGACGATCGATGGCGTTCGCGAAGGCCAAGCCCGCATCTTCTACAACGTCGGACGCCATGCAACGCGCGACCTCTCGCGATACTTCGACGTCGGATTCGCGCAAGAGAGCGTCGGGATCGAGCGCGCCGAGTTCGAGCACGCCTGCGACCGGCTCGTCGCGGCGGGCTACAAGTTGCGCGACCGCAACGAGGCCTGGACGCGCTTCTCGAACCTACGCTCGAGCTACGCGCCGCCCCTCAACGTGCTCGCCCAGTTCTTCGAGATCCCGCCGCTGCAGTGGGTCGGCGACCGCTCGATCATCAACGTCTCGACGCACGGCGGCCTCAAAATCCATGAGCCGCATCCCGACGGTGGAGGAACTTCTTGA
- a CDS encoding helical backbone metal receptor → MWWRIGCAAACLAAIAACASHSVQRGAEVPPAAGRVVTLVPSFADDVYAIGAGAQLVAVSAFTDAPAAKALPRVADASSVDAEAILALRPSLVIGIPAQARLVEPLRRARVAVVLLADDSFDSIFANLQRIGELTGHRREAAATIARLRSETARIAASTRRFVRRPSVFVVLGSGPIWTAGSRSYITTLVTLAGGRNAAGDLDAAYGEYSAEALLRDQPDAIVADPAARLSDALGREPWRSLRAVHLGHVYSVDPDLIERPGPNYNAGLRWLAARLAPLATAR, encoded by the coding sequence GTGTGGTGGAGGATCGGCTGCGCCGCGGCGTGCCTCGCCGCGATCGCGGCGTGCGCGTCTCACTCGGTCCAACGCGGCGCGGAAGTGCCGCCCGCGGCCGGACGCGTCGTAACCTTGGTGCCCTCGTTCGCCGACGACGTCTACGCGATCGGCGCGGGCGCGCAACTCGTCGCGGTCTCGGCGTTCACCGACGCGCCGGCCGCCAAGGCGCTGCCGCGCGTCGCCGACGCGAGCAGCGTTGACGCCGAGGCGATCCTGGCGCTGCGCCCGAGCCTCGTCATCGGCATCCCCGCGCAGGCGCGCCTCGTCGAGCCGCTGCGCCGCGCGCGCGTCGCCGTCGTCCTGCTCGCCGACGACTCGTTCGATTCGATCTTTGCGAACCTGCAGAGGATCGGCGAGTTGACCGGGCACCGCCGCGAAGCCGCCGCGACGATCGCGCGGCTGCGGAGCGAGACGGCGCGTATCGCTGCGAGCACGCGGCGGTTCGTCCGCCGCCCGAGCGTCTTCGTCGTGCTCGGCAGCGGACCGATCTGGACGGCCGGATCGCGTTCGTACATCACGACGCTCGTCACGCTCGCCGGCGGACGCAACGCGGCAGGCGATCTCGACGCCGCCTACGGCGAGTACAGCGCCGAGGCGCTGCTGCGCGATCAACCCGACGCGATCGTCGCCGACCCGGCCGCGCGACTCTCCGACGCGCTCGGCCGCGAGCCGTGGCGGAGCCTGCGCGCCGTGCATCTCGGCCACGTCTACTCCGTGGATCCCGATCTCATCGAACGTCCCGGCCCGAACTATAACGCTGGGCTGCGGTGGCTGGCTGCCCGCCTCGCGCCGCTGGCGACCGCGAGATGA
- a CDS encoding Na+/H+ antiporter gives MSEALVLVTFLVAVVVLTVLANRFRIPYPIVFVIGGVVLGFARHLPRPHVDPDVIMLLVVPPLLFGAAWNTDLIELRRNARPIGLHAVGLVIVTMLAVAAVVHATVPGFSWPLAFTLGAIVSPPDAVASEAIFARLAVPRRIAAIVNGECLMNDATALVLYRFALAAAVTGAFSLARASVAFLIVAAGGVAVGVAVAFVLEGALRYWARRGYGDSLVATVVFLLAPFAAYLAAEELRVSGVLAAVAGGLLLSRRSTTFIDSETRVLGTSVWRLLIFVLNAFAFLLIGLQLGGIVESLEPHARDYALYGLLLAVTVIVVRIAWIFPATYVPRFLSRRLRKHDAYPPWQPIAVLSWSGMRGIVSLAIALALPYTLGDQPFPQRSVAIFFTFCVVFVTLVFQGLTLGPLIEWLGVTESSRGRRREANLRVRALEAGIAKLHAEGAKRTTPLEREILQRILDEYAQRIDVLRGKAAKEEAVEAQESRVDRSLQKIALAAERQTILTMRAAGEIPDEIYRSIEYDLDLATLRLS, from the coding sequence ATGTCTGAGGCGCTCGTCCTCGTCACCTTTTTGGTCGCCGTCGTCGTTCTGACGGTCCTCGCAAACCGCTTCCGCATCCCCTACCCGATCGTCTTCGTCATCGGCGGCGTCGTGCTCGGATTTGCGCGCCATCTTCCGAGGCCGCATGTGGATCCCGACGTCATCATGCTCCTCGTCGTGCCGCCGCTGCTCTTCGGCGCGGCGTGGAACACCGATCTGATCGAGCTGCGACGCAACGCTCGCCCGATCGGGCTGCACGCCGTCGGATTGGTCATCGTGACGATGCTCGCCGTGGCCGCGGTCGTGCACGCGACCGTTCCGGGCTTCTCGTGGCCGCTCGCCTTCACGCTCGGCGCGATCGTCTCGCCGCCCGACGCGGTCGCCTCGGAGGCCATCTTCGCGCGGCTCGCCGTGCCGCGCCGCATCGCCGCGATCGTCAACGGCGAGTGCCTGATGAACGACGCCACCGCGCTCGTGTTATATCGCTTCGCGCTCGCCGCCGCCGTCACCGGGGCGTTCTCGCTCGCGCGGGCAAGCGTAGCGTTCCTTATCGTGGCGGCCGGTGGGGTCGCCGTCGGCGTCGCGGTCGCGTTTGTCTTGGAGGGAGCGCTGCGCTACTGGGCGCGGCGCGGCTACGGCGACTCGTTGGTAGCGACGGTCGTCTTCCTGCTCGCGCCGTTTGCCGCGTATCTCGCGGCCGAAGAACTGCGCGTCTCCGGCGTGCTCGCGGCCGTCGCGGGCGGGCTGCTGCTCAGCCGCAGATCCACGACGTTCATCGATTCCGAGACGCGCGTGCTCGGAACGTCGGTCTGGCGGCTGCTGATCTTCGTGCTCAACGCCTTCGCGTTTCTGCTGATCGGGTTGCAACTCGGAGGGATCGTCGAGTCGCTCGAGCCGCACGCGCGCGACTACGCGCTCTACGGTCTGCTGCTCGCCGTAACCGTGATCGTCGTCCGCATCGCATGGATATTTCCGGCGACGTACGTCCCGCGGTTTCTCAGCCGCCGGCTGCGCAAACACGACGCGTACCCTCCGTGGCAGCCGATCGCGGTGCTCTCGTGGTCGGGGATGCGCGGCATCGTCTCGCTTGCGATCGCGCTCGCGCTGCCCTACACGCTCGGCGATCAGCCCTTTCCGCAGCGAAGCGTCGCGATATTCTTCACGTTCTGCGTCGTCTTTGTGACGCTCGTCTTCCAAGGCCTCACGCTCGGGCCGCTCATCGAGTGGCTCGGCGTGACCGAGTCGAGCCGCGGCCGGCGGCGCGAAGCGAACCTGCGCGTGCGAGCGCTCGAAGCCGGGATCGCGAAGCTGCACGCGGAGGGAGCGAAGCGGACGACGCCGCTCGAGCGCGAGATTCTGCAGCGCATCCTCGACGAGTACGCGCAGCGCATCGACGTCTTACGAGGCAAGGCCGCGAAAGAAGAGGCCGTCGAGGCGCAGGAGAGCCGAGTGGACCGCAGTCTGCAGAAGATCGCGCTCGCCGCAGAGCGTCAGACGATTCTCACGATGCGCGCCGCGGGAGAGATTCCCGACGAGATCTACCGCTCGATCGAGTACGATCTCGATCTCGCGACGCTTCGTCTGAGTTAG
- the hflX gene encoding GTPase HflX — protein sequence MTQRAIVVAVETRASAKSLEAELAEFEALAEAAGARILERIVQRRDAIDPATLVGSGKAKEIAEIAVERGATLVLVLNDLRPRQRKNLEKIVPIPIVDRTMLILDVFARHARSREGKLQVELAQLRYRQSNLIGIGADLSRLGGGIGTRGPGETKLEVDRRRIAERISVLNRLLADVRRQRAVRRSSARREPLAALVGYTNVGKSSLLNALARSNAYVADRPFATLDPTTRRVYLAPGTYARVSDTVGFITDLPKDLVNAFRATLEELRDADLLVHVLDASDPRWPQQRAAVDAILRELELAATPQLLVFNKCDVAMPEAAEEPEALRVSAATGAGLDALRAALIERLL from the coding sequence ATGACGCAACGCGCGATCGTCGTCGCGGTCGAGACGCGCGCCTCGGCGAAATCCCTCGAGGCGGAGCTCGCCGAGTTCGAAGCGCTCGCCGAGGCGGCGGGAGCGCGCATCCTCGAGCGCATCGTGCAACGCCGCGACGCAATCGATCCGGCGACGCTCGTCGGGAGCGGGAAAGCGAAGGAGATCGCCGAGATCGCCGTGGAGCGCGGTGCGACGCTGGTTCTCGTGCTCAACGATCTCCGTCCGCGTCAGCGCAAGAACCTCGAAAAGATCGTTCCGATTCCGATCGTCGACCGCACGATGCTGATTCTCGACGTCTTCGCCCGCCACGCGCGCAGCCGAGAGGGGAAGCTGCAGGTCGAACTCGCGCAACTGCGCTACCGCCAATCGAACCTCATCGGCATCGGCGCCGATCTCTCGCGGCTCGGCGGCGGCATCGGCACCCGCGGCCCGGGCGAGACGAAGCTCGAGGTGGACCGCCGCCGCATCGCGGAGCGCATCTCCGTCCTCAATCGTTTGCTCGCGGACGTCCGCCGCCAGCGCGCCGTTCGGCGATCGTCGGCGCGCCGCGAGCCGCTCGCGGCGCTCGTCGGCTACACGAACGTCGGCAAGTCGTCGCTGCTCAACGCGCTCGCGCGCAGCAACGCCTACGTGGCCGATCGCCCGTTCGCGACGCTCGATCCGACGACGCGGCGCGTCTATCTCGCGCCCGGTACGTACGCGCGCGTCTCCGACACGGTCGGCTTCATCACCGACCTCCCCAAAGATCTCGTCAACGCCTTTCGCGCCACGCTCGAGGAGCTGCGCGACGCGGATCTGCTCGTCCACGTGCTCGATGCGAGCGATCCGCGCTGGCCGCAGCAGCGCGCCGCAGTGGACGCGATTCTGCGCGAGCTCGAACTCGCCGCGACGCCGCAGTTGCTCGTCTTCAACAAGTGCGATGTGGCGATGCCGGAAGCAGCCGAGGAGCCGGAAGCGCTTCGCGTAAGCGCCGCGACCGGCGCAGGCCTCGATGCGCTGCGCGCCGCACTGATAGAGCGACTCTTATGA
- a CDS encoding bifunctional adenosylcobinamide kinase/adenosylcobinamide-phosphate guanylyltransferase, with amino-acid sequence MAVVFITGPVRSGKSAFGVRLALESGREVTYIATAAGEPEDAEWRARLMRHVRDRPASWRTVETAAMSRAAQIALFRDAAPDSCLLVDALGTWLAARIAERMDLLEVDYSVFESQLDDEAAEFVDAMLDSPAYVIAVSEQIGWDVVPVAPSARLSRDVMGRMAQRLAARSDGAYLVVAGYAIDLRERGIPVDGGDV; translated from the coding sequence ATGGCGGTGGTATTCATCACCGGGCCGGTACGTTCGGGGAAGAGCGCCTTCGGCGTGCGGCTCGCGCTCGAGAGCGGGCGCGAAGTTACCTATATAGCGACGGCCGCCGGCGAGCCCGAAGACGCCGAGTGGCGCGCGCGCTTGATGCGTCACGTGCGCGACCGGCCCGCATCGTGGCGAACGGTCGAGACGGCGGCGATGAGCCGGGCCGCGCAGATCGCCCTCTTTCGCGACGCCGCGCCGGATTCGTGCCTGCTCGTAGATGCCCTCGGCACGTGGCTGGCGGCGCGCATCGCGGAGCGCATGGACCTGCTCGAGGTGGATTACAGCGTCTTCGAGTCGCAGCTCGACGACGAAGCCGCGGAGTTCGTGGACGCGATGCTCGACTCGCCGGCCTACGTGATCGCGGTCAGCGAGCAGATCGGGTGGGACGTCGTGCCGGTCGCTCCGTCGGCGCGGCTTTCGCGCGACGTCATGGGCCGGATGGCGCAGCGTCTCGCGGCGCGCTCCGACGGCGCCTATCTCGTCGTCGCGGGCTATGCGATCGATCTGCGCGAACGGGGGATTCCGGTAGACGGCGGCGATGTCTGA